The Denticeps clupeoides chromosome 10, fDenClu1.1, whole genome shotgun sequence DNA window TACTACGATGATGGCAACATCCGATCGGGGCTGCTCTCTGCGACGAGCGCGGGGGGGAGGGGTGGACGTGGAAGGATGCCGCCGCCGAGCTCGACGCTCCTCTCCCCGCCGCAACCCCTCCCCTGGCCCGCCCTCACACGCAACCACGCCCGGCCGCGGCACGCACCACAGCAACAGATCATTTCAAATTGATTCACTTTTGATCaattgatcacttcactttcacatagtGTAACGAAACCTGGTGCTACCATGTAACATTtagacaattaaacaaagttacatactgacataaagagCTACATTAAGAGCAAAAAGGGgtcacaggcagtgcaagagtaacatttaacaaaaacatttagacaacaatgagacaaacagcactaaacaggtgaaatgaataatggagGTGCAAAGtgaaatagtgcaaatattgctgtgcaaaatggaactgtgcaataatatataatattactcaatataatagaggtagtgtgtgtgtgtgtgtgtgtgtgtgtgtgtcagaacaGACTGaaggcctgtgggatgaagctgttgcagagtctggcagtgagggcccgaatgcttctgtacctttttccggatggcaggAGAGTGAAAaatgcatgtgaggggtgtgtagagtccttcacaatgctggtggctttcctgatgcagcgtgtttggtaaatgtccataatggagggaagagagactccaatAATCTTCTCAGCTCTCCTCACTATCCTCTGTAGGATTTTGTGGTCcaatatggtgcagttcccaaaccagatagtgatgcagctggtcagaatgctctcaatggtctcTCTAGAGAAGGTGGTGATGATGGGTGgaggctttcctcagcctctgcaggaagtagagacaatgctgggctttcttggctgttgagtccaagagaggttctcctctagatgaaaaccaaggaactttgtgttcttgtcaatctccacacaagatccatcaATGTTCAGTTGAGGGTGATCCCtccattgtcttctgaagtcaaccatcatctcctttgttctgtccacagtcgtgtcatctgtgaacttgatgatgtgggtggagctgtgcatcagggtcagcagggtgaagcacattggactgagcacacagccctgaggatcTCCAGTGCTCAGTATGGtgatgctggagatgctgttcccaatccagacagactgagggaggtgttcaggcccagctgGCTCAGCTTtgcgaccaggtgctgaggaatgaaggtgttgaatgctgaactaaagTATATAAACAGCATTCGagtgtatgtgtccttattgtccaggtgggtgagggtcagatgcagggtggtggcaatgGCATCGTCCGTGGAGTGGTTCGGACGATAggtgaattgcagtgggtccagggtggaagGCAGCATATGTaaatcatgatgggtgtaagtgtgACAGGACAGTAGTCAGTGAGACacaacactgaagacttctttggCATGGGTGCGAAGGTGTTGGCCTTGAGAAACATTGGAACAATGGCAGTGATCAATGAGATGTTGCAGATGTTCACAAGAAGTAGATTCTAAAGTGATAATGTTTTTAGGGTTGGATCATGCTAAGCAGTGGTTTCAGTTTGTCATCAAGCCATGATGCCTGCccaaaaagcacaacaaattatgaaaaactccacagttcagtagttatttattttttaatatttatttttgtaattctcAACTAAAGCTTAATTGTAGTAAATTAAACTGTCAAGAAATCCATATGGTTGTGTAACCATGTCATGCTGGGCTATGCAGTTTGTAGTTCAGCATGCctcacacaatggttttatGCCAATCAGAAGCATAttttatatgcatattttaCAGTTAATCGGCTTCCTCTGACAAGTCTCCATGAATTTGCTGTTCATGTTTTATCAGCCCCAATGAATCAGCTCTCTTTCCACAGTCCTCTTCCTGGAGCCCTCTTCCCCTCGTGCAGCTCGGCTCTAACACTGGGCATTAATTATGGAGAGGGTGCTCACGCAGTCAGCTACTTGcccattaataaaacattactCACCCTACAGGAGTGTAAGAGCAGACAGGATTGCAGTGATTGAGACTACGACCTTCATCCCTGTGAGCCAGAATGAGACAACTCACTTTCGAGTGTTTAGTAGGATGCAGAGCACCCATTTCATCTGTATCACTGATGTGCTGATTGCCAATCCAGTTTTGTGGCTTGTAATAATGTGCAAAGTCTAATTCATCAAGAGAGGACAAgaatagaaacaaaaaaatctgaatcatTTATGCCTTCACTTTGCAAAGAGTATCTGTGTAATCATCTGTCAGATAGGAGACCTGaataatgtttaaagaaagCACTTTCATTGTTttgaagtaaatgtaattctctttctctctcattatATACGTTATATGCCTTAAAATCATGTTTTACTATAGAAAAGGGTTTAACAGCAGTCCATATTATGGACTTTAATATTTTGCAATGCTGATCCTGCAGTCATTGAACAATACTGTCCATTTAAGTAGCAGGAGCTCAAATACAAAGCCTAAAAGCAGTCTGGAATGTACTGTGCGGTACATAATCCATTCCACATAATCTGTTTTTTTGGCCTAGCTCTGCGCTGCCCCAAACACATGCTTCAGATCAAGCCCACCCCCTTTCCCACCTCTATATAAATGCACGTAAAAGTAAAGAAGCAGGTCAAAGTTTACTCCGTTTCTCAGCCTACATAATACTGTAATCAGGTAAAAAGTGGATCGCTTCAGTTCCGCAGGTGATCCATGTTGACTGGAGTTCTGACATTCATTGTGAGAAGGACacacgctcgctcgctcgctcgctcgctctggAGGCTCGAATGCCATAACGCTGGGCAGATTAATCACTGAGCCGACTGCAGAGCTACAggcatttcacaggacaactgCCTGAAATCCAGGTATGCTTTTGTAAATTGGCTTTTAAActcttaatataaaatataaccaataaaaattatttaatatatctatatattaatTTAGTATCACTATTGCAAAAAAAGTGGCTTTCAggaggtttatttattttgtgagcaaCAGGCAGTTATATGattaatacacacaaaatgtaaacaCTGGAGACCCTGCTATTTTTGAGCCCACATCCATCTTCTTGTGCTATGAAAGGGATTAGTTACAGATTAAGTCCTTTTATGCAGTGCTGTGAATGATTAACTCATCACGACCAGCATTCTTTAACCTTTAAGTAAATTATTGTTTGAACTAATGTGAACTTTTGGATTGCCATATATACAGTTTGTCTTGACAAAATAAATCTGGTGTTACCATATCGGTGTCCCCAAACTGATATATCTTATCCCTCTCCAGCTGTACAAGGTGAAAAACACTACGCGGGGGTATCAGAGGTATATACAAGAACAAACAGACACCAAGCACATGGTCTAACAACAGTGTGCAACCCAGTGACTGGTAGTATGTCAGTATGTCATAAAAAGAGGTGAACAGACTACATTCGTGGCATTCGTCTAGGAGCTGCAGTCTGTTGAAAAGATCAACTCCGCACTCAGAGCTTACCAATATTGTACACATCATATTCTGgctgaaaataataaaacttaatAAACATGTAGACATAAATGTCTAAGGCTTGATTTCATGTCCAATGCATAATGCATCATGTTCAGAAAATGTATTCACTGCAGTTATAAATCTCCAGCGCCAGTGTACAGCCTACTGTAAATTTGTAAATTTGTGATAACAAGCTTAATTTAAAAAGGGATTaattaatgctgtttttttgtctaGGCAGTTGAAATCGTGTTATGTTAACTTGTGGATGTGTTTTTAGCACATAATTGGGGACCAATTAAGCATCTATCTACATAAAAGTTAAACTAGTCAGTAAATATGAAGCATGGGCTGGAATAATTTTGTCTGGAAATGAATCTCATTGTTCATTAGGTGTCAGAAGAGAATAAGAAGAGCACAGAGTCTACATgcatacaatttatttatgtaaccAGGGACTTTGTACTATCAGGACAGTTGTTTTCTTGTATCATATTAGTCATGTAAATCAGGGGGCAATTATCTCTGTCAGTGCACACTGAGATAAATGGCAAATGAGAAATTACTCTTTATCTAATGATAAACCTTATCACTATAAATTCTGAATAGTTTGTGTTAGAAATTaagtaatgtattttaataacatattttaaaaagtgtaagTACAATACAAACAAGAAACATATAACACAAACCTGGTCACCAAAATATCCGCAAGTATTTTATGTAAGTTAGCACTGCTTTCATGTAACATCAGGTCTGTGGTCATCAAGTCACattccatttttaaatatttattgcaaGTTTGGGAGTTTGAGTTCTTCAATATTGGAAGTAAAGTTATGTTCGTGAAATACTGACCatcatgtgttttgtgtttgcttaatttagttttatttattctacCAACTTTTTGAGAGCACTGATATATTCACTATCTACTTCATTGGATATTTGTATATTCGGTATTCATGTTTAGATTTCTTTTGGATAATTACTAGTtgaattgttcttttttcccaGTATGCGCCAGTTCGGAGGCCCAATCAGTTCTCTGCTATATCTGCTGTTGGCTCTTTCCACTCGTAACCAGGCAGGCAGGATTCTGGTGTACCCTGTGGATGGGAGCCATTGGCTGAACATGGACATTCTCCTGCGTGAGCTGCATGAACGCGGACACGCCCTGACCGTGATCCGATCCTCCACCAGCTGGTATGTGCCGGAACACGCAGTGCACTACTCCTCCATCACCGTGACAACTTCCCATGCCAGCAACCTGGAGGACCGGGAGTACATGGCAGCGTTCCTGAAGAGGAACATTGAGATACAGCGGGGTGAGGGCTCCATGCTGTCTTTCATCGCACTCCAGAAGGAAATTCTGAACTTGCTGACTGAGGCCCACAAAGCCAGTGCCGAGATGGTGGGGGACATACTGGAGAATAGGACACTTGTCCAGTCACTCAGAGATGCCCGTTACGATATAATTTTAACAGATCCTGGATTTGCAGGAGGAGTTGTGTTAGGACACTATCTGAAACTCCCAATGGTGTTAAATGTCCGCTGGATCACTAATGGAGAAGGGCACTTCGCCATTGCACCTTCGCCACTGTCCTATATCCCAACCATTGGATCTCAGGTCAGTGACCAAATGACCTTCGTCAACAAgctgaaaaatgttttgcattttggaATCGGGCTTTACATAGACCACTTCATCACCAGGCCGCTCTACCAGGGAGCAGTAAGTAAGTTCATCGACCGGAACGCCAATGTCTATACCCTGATTCAAGGCGCAGACCTCTGGCTCATGCGGGTCGACTTCGCTTTTGAATTCCCACGCCCCACCATGCCCAATGTGGTCTACATGGGCGGTTTCCAGTGTAAACCATCTAAACCGTTGCCAGCTGACCTGGAGCAGTTTGTAGAGAGCTCTGGAGAGTACGGAGTGGTGGTGATGTCTTTGGGCACGCTCCTTGGAAGCCTCCCACCTGAAATATCGGATGTCATTGCCTCTGCGTTTGCTCGCTTGCCTCAGAAAGTTGTGTGGAGGAACCTAGGCAAAAGACCCTCTACGCTAGGAAACAATACATTGATAGTGGACTGGCTCCCTCAGAACGACCTGCTAGGTCACCCAAAGACAAAAGTCTTCGTCACACATGGGGGTACCAACGGGATTTACGAAGCCATCTACCATGGCGTTCCCATGCTAGGCCTTCCACTCATTTTCGACCAGTTTGACAACATGGTACGTTTGAATGCCAGAGGTGTTGCCCGTTCCATGACGGTGACAGCCTTGGATGTGGACACATTGACACAAGCTCTAAGGGACCTGTTGGATGAAAAGAAACCATACAGACAGAATATGCGCAAGCTGTCGCATCTGCACCGGGACCAGCCTCTTCAGCCCTTGGACAGAGCGATTTTCTGGCTGGAGTTTGTCATTAGGCACAAAGGTGCAGCTCACCTGCGAACAGAGTCTTACAAAATGCCCTGGTATGCCTATCACAACGTGGATGTGATGGCGACCTTTCTTGGCTTTGTTGGGGCCATAATTTTACTTTTCACAATAACTTTAAGGGCTCTTTGTAAGGCAATGTGTCAGAAAAGACAGAAAGCTAAACTTCAGTAGGGTATTTTACGAGTCCAAAGACTCTTAAGGTttccaactttttttattaaaagccCCATATAACAGTTGATAACagtggtttaaaacaaaacatttactcCTCAAACTCTCTTTATCTGTAAATAATACTGAGCTACAATACACCATATGCAGAGAGAACAAGAAATAtaattcaatattttattgatttgtacAGACATTGAACGCATCAGTCTACTATTATGCATGTAAATATTCACTTAACACAATCTCTTTCTTGGTCAACACAAATATAATTATTCAAAATCAGTCCATAATGCAAACATAAGGCAAATGCTGCTCAACATCTCCTAATGTTCGGAATGATGAAAATGACTATATGCCTGGGACACTAGGGTGAATATTTTcaacagtaaaaaataaagtgctcCTTTCTGATCTGTTCTAGTGAGATGAAATTGACAGTACGTGTCTCGATGCGGCAGTTCCACTCTTTTTCAGTACcgaaaaagaaatgtaatataCATTTAGAAAAAGTTAGAAACAATTAGAGTAGTTCAAATCTACAGAGGACACAGTTTTCATGtttcaaatttcactgtgtactgtttGTGGGGGGTCAATATCATATACATGCAGGTTATAAAGACAGACAGTTACT harbors:
- the LOC114797784 gene encoding UDP-glucuronosyltransferase 2A2, producing MRQFGGPISSLLYLLLALSTRNQAGRILVYPVDGSHWLNMDILLRELHERGHALTVIRSSTSWYVPEHAVHYSSITVTTSHASNLEDREYMAAFLKRNIEIQRGEGSMLSFIALQKEILNLLTEAHKASAEMVGDILENRTLVQSLRDARYDIILTDPGFAGGVVLGHYLKLPMVLNVRWITNGEGHFAIAPSPLSYIPTIGSQVSDQMTFVNKLKNVLHFGIGLYIDHFITRPLYQGAVSKFIDRNANVYTLIQGADLWLMRVDFAFEFPRPTMPNVVYMGGFQCKPSKPLPADLEQFVESSGEYGVVVMSLGTLLGSLPPEISDVIASAFARLPQKVVWRNLGKRPSTLGNNTLIVDWLPQNDLLGHPKTKVFVTHGGTNGIYEAIYHGVPMLGLPLIFDQFDNMVRLNARGVARSMTVTALDVDTLTQALRDLLDEKKPYRQNMRKLSHLHRDQPLQPLDRAIFWLEFVIRHKGAAHLRTESYKMPWYAYHNVDVMATFLGFVGAIILLFTITLRALCKAMCQKRQKAKLQ